From a single Calothrix sp. NIES-2098 genomic region:
- a CDS encoding multi-sensor signal transduction histidine kinase produces the protein MRQLTEKFVIGGFGLALLLLSSVGAASFWSVQKLKEDKQWVTHTNQILNILDRLNNGFLNAESGQRAFMLAGKVDYLKNYGTNKQEVYQSFQSLRQLTRDNPNQQRRLDTLKPLIDRRFNLLEELIDLLKQNSSDRTKLIVITEQNHTVTKQFQLISQLMKDEEIILLQHRTALTNYRVNQIIFVISVGYALSFALLICVYILLHKQIRINKALSEEAIHLEKQAAKAQLANILETVSDAFIALDNNWCYTYVNERAGQIFNRNRQELIGKNIWEEFPEGVGQKFYHAYYQAVAEQRVLEIEEYYPPWDRWFENRIYPAKEGLSIFFQDITRRKLAEITLEESEKRYRSLVIATAQAVWIADAHGLPKEFSSWRTLTGQSEEEVKDWGWLDAIHPEDRQLTESIWNQAFAQKSIYNVEHRVRVTDGSYRFFAVRAIPVLDANEQIIEWVGTHTDITERKLADEALKQAKVELEIKVAERTAELYKLNEDLKRSNQELEQFAYVASHDLQEPLRAVAGYSQLLGQEYQECLDESAREYLTYIVDGATRMRQLIQDLLAFSRVGTRGQAFVATDCNIVLHQALSNLQVAIAESQAMITHDPLPTVLADKTQLVQLFQNLIGNAIKFRQGESPQIHIGVAKTAENLEPNPDWLFWVKDNGIGIKPQYLERIFEVFRRLHTRREFAGTGIGLAICKKIVERHGGRIWAESQLGIGTTFYFTLNKN, from the coding sequence CCAATCAGATCTTAAATATCCTCGATCGTTTAAATAATGGATTTCTAAATGCCGAAAGCGGACAACGGGCTTTTATGCTTGCTGGCAAGGTAGATTACCTCAAAAATTATGGAACCAACAAGCAGGAAGTTTATCAATCATTCCAATCATTGCGCCAGTTAACCAGGGATAATCCTAACCAACAACGCCGATTAGATACTCTCAAACCTCTAATCGATCGTAGATTTAATTTACTGGAAGAGTTAATTGATTTACTCAAACAAAATTCTTCAGATCGGACAAAATTAATAGTCATTACAGAGCAAAATCATACAGTAACTAAACAATTCCAGTTAATTAGCCAATTAATGAAAGATGAAGAAATCATCTTATTGCAACACCGAACAGCATTAACAAATTATAGAGTCAATCAAATTATTTTTGTAATTAGTGTTGGATACGCTTTGAGTTTTGCATTGCTAATATGTGTTTATATACTACTACATAAACAAATTCGTATTAACAAAGCATTATCAGAAGAAGCTATTCATTTAGAAAAACAAGCTGCCAAAGCCCAATTAGCAAATATTTTAGAAACAGTATCAGATGCTTTTATTGCTCTAGATAATAATTGGTGCTATACCTACGTTAATGAAAGAGCCGGACAAATCTTTAATCGCAACCGACAAGAATTAATTGGCAAAAATATCTGGGAAGAATTTCCCGAAGGTGTGGGGCAAAAGTTCTATCACGCCTACTACCAGGCTGTAGCCGAACAGCGAGTCCTTGAAATTGAAGAATATTATCCACCTTGGGATCGCTGGTTTGAAAATCGCATTTATCCTGCAAAAGAAGGACTCTCAATTTTCTTTCAAGATATCACTCGTCGCAAACTCGCAGAAATTACCTTAGAAGAAAGCGAAAAACGTTATCGCTCGCTAGTTATTGCTACTGCTCAAGCAGTTTGGATAGCTGATGCTCATGGTTTACCAAAAGAGTTTTCTTCTTGGAGAACTTTGACTGGGCAAAGTGAAGAAGAAGTAAAAGATTGGGGTTGGCTGGATGCAATTCATCCTGAAGATAGACAGTTAACAGAGTCTATTTGGAATCAAGCATTCGCACAAAAGAGTATTTACAATGTAGAACATCGCGTGCGAGTTACTGATGGTAGTTATCGATTTTTTGCAGTCCGCGCAATTCCTGTATTAGATGCGAATGAACAGATTATAGAGTGGGTGGGTACTCACACCGATATTACCGAGAGAAAACTTGCGGATGAGGCACTAAAACAGGCAAAAGTAGAGTTAGAAATTAAAGTTGCAGAACGCACAGCAGAATTATATAAATTGAATGAGGATCTCAAACGTTCTAACCAAGAGTTAGAGCAGTTTGCCTATGTGGCTTCTCACGATTTACAAGAACCATTACGCGCCGTAGCTGGCTATAGCCAATTATTAGGGCAAGAATATCAAGAGTGCCTGGACGAGTCGGCACGAGAATACTTGACTTACATTGTTGATGGCGCAACCAGGATGCGGCAGTTAATTCAAGATTTGCTGGCTTTCTCCCGTGTGGGAACTCGCGGTCAAGCATTTGTCGCCACTGATTGTAATATCGTACTTCATCAAGCGCTGAGTAATTTACAAGTAGCGATCGCAGAAAGTCAGGCGATGATTACTCATGACCCTTTGCCGACTGTACTTGCCGATAAAACCCAACTAGTACAACTATTTCAAAATCTCATCGGTAATGCCATCAAGTTTCGCCAAGGTGAGTCACCCCAAATTCATATCGGTGTAGCCAAAACAGCAGAAAACCTCGAACCTAATCCTGATTGGCTCTTTTGGGTAAAAGATAATGGCATCGGTATTAAACCCCAATATCTTGAACGTATTTTTGAAGTCTTTCGCCGCTTGCATACCCGTCGGGAATTTGCTGGTACTGGTATTGGTCTTGCTATCTGCAAAAAAATTGTTGAGCGCCACGGTGGGCGAATTTGGGCAGAATCTCAGTTAGGAATAGGAACAACATTTTATTTTACACTCAATAAAAATTAG
- a CDS encoding response regulator receiver protein → MNNQTFRCIEILLVEDSPSDAHLTIKGFQKAKIANNLHWVEDGETAMNYLRQEGEYTNAPRPDLILLDLNLPGLDGREVLTEVKSDPDLKRIPVVILTTSTDEHDILRSYNLSANCYVTKPIDVYQFIEVVQLMQDFWLAAVAFPRD, encoded by the coding sequence ATGAACAATCAAACATTCCGATGCATTGAAATTTTGTTAGTAGAAGACTCTCCTAGCGATGCCCACCTGACCATTAAAGGCTTCCAGAAGGCCAAGATTGCCAACAACCTGCACTGGGTTGAGGACGGTGAAACAGCGATGAACTACCTACGCCAAGAAGGTGAATATACCAACGCTCCTCGTCCAGATTTAATCTTGCTCGACCTAAATCTGCCCGGTTTGGATGGGCGCGAAGTTCTCACAGAAGTAAAATCCGACCCAGACCTCAAACGGATTCCTGTTGTCATCCTCACAACCTCAACAGACGAACATGATATTCTCCGTTCTTATAATCTCAGTGCTAATTGCTACGTTACCAAACCTATCGATGTCTACCAATTCATCGAGGTTGTGCAATTGATGCAAGACTTCTGGTTGGCAGCAGTGGCTTTTCCACGAGACTAG
- a CDS encoding response regulator receiver sensor signal transduction histidine kinase, giving the protein MEKTTIHILLVEDSPTDAMLLRQILSRANPGEWQMTHVERLSEAIDISRENTRKTPDDFQSESFRQHQFDVVLLDLYLPDSMGLDTVKEYRTAVPDIPVVVLTGLDDEDLALQAMTEGAQDYLVKDQITIQRLLRSIRHAIERGEILNKLRESEERTRQALAKEQELNELKSNFVAMVSHEFRTPMTTIRTAIEMLQYNNDQLTDERRAKYFSRIQKAINQTIELLDEILFLSRTEASKQELYPQLLNLENFCSELTESFQLSAGSQHNIIFTFQGERPEAEMDEELLNCIFTNLLSNAIKYSPPQSNVLFELTCQDNIATFKIHDRGRGIPLKDQSHLFQTFYRASNVRTIKGTGLGLAIVKKCVDLHGGQIQIESKQDIGTTVTVKLPLHSAAVSQNLRF; this is encoded by the coding sequence ATGGAAAAGACAACAATTCACATCCTACTGGTAGAAGATAGCCCTACTGATGCCATGTTGCTGCGTCAGATTTTGTCACGTGCAAATCCGGGAGAATGGCAGATGACCCATGTTGAGAGGTTATCTGAGGCGATAGATATTAGTAGAGAAAATACGAGAAAAACTCCGGATGATTTTCAAAGTGAGAGTTTTCGCCAACACCAATTCGATGTCGTTTTGTTAGATCTCTACCTTCCCGACTCTATGGGATTAGATACAGTAAAAGAATATCGCACAGCAGTACCTGATATTCCAGTTGTAGTATTAACTGGGCTTGATGATGAAGATTTAGCACTTCAAGCCATGACCGAAGGAGCGCAAGACTATCTTGTCAAAGACCAAATTACAATCCAACGATTATTGCGGTCGATTCGCCATGCAATAGAACGGGGCGAAATTCTCAACAAATTACGAGAAAGTGAAGAACGTACTCGTCAAGCCCTAGCAAAAGAGCAGGAACTCAACGAGTTAAAGTCAAACTTTGTGGCGATGGTTTCCCACGAGTTTCGTACTCCCATGACGACGATTCGCACAGCAATAGAGATGCTGCAATATAACAACGATCAACTCACGGATGAGCGTCGCGCTAAATACTTTAGTAGAATTCAAAAAGCTATTAACCAGACAATTGAACTTTTAGATGAGATACTGTTCTTAAGTAGAACTGAAGCATCTAAACAAGAACTCTATCCGCAACTTTTAAATTTAGAAAATTTTTGTAGCGAACTTACAGAAAGTTTCCAACTCAGTGCAGGTAGCCAGCACAATATTATTTTCACTTTTCAAGGAGAACGCCCAGAAGCTGAAATGGATGAAGAACTACTCAATTGTATCTTCACTAATTTACTTTCTAATGCTATTAAGTATTCGCCACCTCAGAGCAATGTTTTGTTTGAGTTGACCTGTCAGGATAATATTGCAACTTTTAAAATTCACGATCGAGGTAGAGGAATTCCTCTCAAGGATCAATCGCATCTATTTCAAACTTTTTACCGCGCCAGTAACGTGAGGACAATTAAAGGAACAGGGTTAGGGCTGGCTATTGTGAAAAAGTGCGTGGATTTACATGGGGGACAGATTCAAATAGAAAGTAAGCAAGATATAGGCACAACAGTGACAGTAAAGTTGCCATTACACTCTGCTGCTGTATCGCAGAATTTGAGATTTTAA
- a CDS encoding GAF sensor signal transduction histidine kinase, whose product MIPNLNITIKFSESHQYTFESMFSLNVSNTLVDKMIFGSYELLLVVLSFAIAIIASYTALELANRVTPDLPLKARLSWIFGGATAMGTGIWSMHFIAMLAFKLPIPVTYDIKITLLSWADAIGASGLALLVLSRPKLSIQILLSGSVVMGLAIASMHYLGMAGMEVSGATIHYNQWLVALSIVIAISASGVALWLAVYFRNLPKSSFNWLKLSSALVMGIAITGMHYTGMWATCFIKIPEFVLSADWRASNSWLAIEIGIATFLILIATLIISLLDRRYTDQLIWQTALKESAEREKALSMAIQRMRQTLDIESIFAATTSELRQVISCDRVVVYRFNPDWSGYFVAESVDEGWISLYQEQNKNSQIQENVTAYNKCLFNKSNLISVKDTYLQATQGGVYSQGLPYRVVEDIYNAGFNNCYVTLLEQLQAKSYVIIPIYSHRKLWGLLAAYQNSAPRQWKEREINIIVQISSQLGIALEQVELLEQTQQKSLVLEQEIQERLHKEALLNIQKQQLEEALSELKQLQTQLIQNEKMVSLGQLVAGIAHEINNPLNFISGNLDYIHQNLLDLLKFVQIYHDEYPENRQKIKEILEYADLDEMNQDMHKSIGAMSRGIERIQQFVLGLRNFSRLDEAEIKQVDIHEGIENTLLILQHRLQATPQRPAITVVKNYNALPLIECYPSQLNQVFMNIIINAIQALEEKMQNHQIYSEQNRSLLDNYKISIETKLINNNWIEIRITDNGLGIDNKNLNKIFDPFFTTKPVGKGTGLGLSISYQIITQQHGGTLTCNSVIGEKSEFIIKIPTKNQVYSM is encoded by the coding sequence ATGATACCTAATTTAAATATAACTATAAAATTCTCAGAAAGCCATCAATACACTTTTGAGTCGATGTTTTCGTTAAACGTATCTAATACTCTTGTAGATAAAATGATTTTTGGAAGTTACGAACTACTTTTAGTAGTATTATCATTTGCCATTGCCATAATTGCTTCTTATACAGCACTAGAATTAGCCAATCGAGTTACACCAGACTTACCACTCAAAGCACGATTGAGTTGGATTTTTGGTGGTGCTACAGCAATGGGAACGGGTATTTGGTCAATGCATTTTATTGCTATGTTGGCGTTTAAGTTGCCAATACCTGTCACCTACGATATTAAAATTACACTGCTTTCTTGGGCAGATGCAATTGGTGCTTCTGGACTAGCATTACTTGTATTGAGTCGCCCAAAACTGAGTATACAGATATTGCTTAGTGGTAGTGTCGTTATGGGATTAGCGATCGCTTCCATGCACTACTTAGGTATGGCTGGGATGGAGGTTTCAGGAGCGACGATTCACTACAATCAATGGCTTGTTGCTTTGTCAATTGTAATTGCTATCTCTGCTTCAGGCGTAGCTTTGTGGCTGGCTGTTTACTTTCGTAATCTGCCAAAATCAAGTTTTAACTGGCTGAAGTTGAGTAGTGCTTTAGTAATGGGAATTGCTATTACTGGTATGCACTACACAGGAATGTGGGCAACTTGCTTCATCAAGATACCAGAATTTGTCTTGAGTGCAGATTGGAGAGCATCTAATTCTTGGTTAGCAATTGAAATTGGTATTGCTACTTTTTTGATTTTAATTGCCACTCTCATCATCTCATTACTCGATCGTCGGTATACAGATCAGTTAATTTGGCAAACAGCTTTGAAAGAAAGTGCCGAACGGGAAAAAGCCCTAAGTATGGCAATTCAAAGAATGCGGCAAACATTAGATATAGAAAGTATATTTGCGGCTACAACTTCAGAATTGCGGCAAGTTATTAGTTGCGATCGCGTGGTTGTTTATCGTTTTAATCCCGACTGGAGTGGATATTTTGTTGCTGAGTCTGTTGACGAGGGCTGGATTTCTTTATACCAAGAACAAAATAAAAATTCTCAAATCCAAGAGAATGTTACTGCCTATAATAAATGTTTGTTTAACAAAAGTAATCTAATTTCGGTTAAAGACACTTACTTGCAAGCGACACAAGGCGGTGTTTACAGCCAAGGATTACCTTATCGAGTTGTAGAAGACATTTACAATGCTGGATTTAATAATTGTTACGTTACTCTTTTAGAGCAGCTGCAAGCAAAATCTTATGTGATTATACCGATTTATTCTCATAGAAAACTTTGGGGATTGCTTGCTGCTTATCAAAATTCTGCACCTCGTCAATGGAAAGAAAGAGAAATAAATATCATTGTGCAAATTAGCAGTCAGTTAGGAATTGCTTTAGAGCAAGTTGAGTTATTAGAACAAACACAACAAAAATCTCTAGTATTAGAACAGGAAATTCAAGAACGTTTACATAAGGAAGCACTACTTAATATTCAAAAACAGCAATTAGAAGAAGCTTTAAGCGAACTTAAACAGCTACAAACCCAATTAATTCAAAATGAAAAAATGGTGTCCTTAGGACAACTAGTAGCAGGTATCGCTCATGAAATAAATAATCCACTCAATTTTATTTCTGGCAATCTTGATTATATTCATCAAAATCTATTAGACTTACTCAAATTCGTACAAATTTATCACGATGAATACCCAGAAAATAGACAGAAAATCAAGGAAATTTTAGAGTATGCAGACTTGGACGAAATGAATCAAGACATGCACAAAAGTATAGGTGCAATGTCCAGAGGAATTGAGCGAATTCAGCAGTTTGTGCTGGGTCTTCGTAACTTTTCTCGGTTAGATGAAGCAGAAATCAAGCAAGTAGATATTCATGAAGGTATCGAAAATACTTTGCTAATTTTACAGCATCGTTTACAAGCAACGCCACAGCGTCCAGCTATTACAGTAGTCAAAAACTACAATGCCTTGCCTTTAATTGAGTGTTATCCAAGTCAACTCAATCAAGTATTTATGAATATAATAATAAATGCCATTCAGGCATTAGAAGAAAAAATGCAAAATCATCAAATATATTCAGAACAAAATCGGAGCTTATTAGATAACTATAAAATCTCGATCGAGACCAAGCTAATTAATAATAATTGGATCGAAATTCGGATTACTGATAATGGTTTAGGCATAGATAATAAAAATTTAAACAAGATTTTTGATCCCTTCTTTACCACAAAACCAGTAGGAAAAGGCACAGGGCTAGGCTTATCTATCAGCTACCAGATAATTACTCAACAGCATGGTGGAACCTTAACGTGTAATTCGGTTATAGGTGAAAAATCAGAATTTATTATTAAAATTCCGACAAAAAATCAAGTTTATAGTATGTAA
- a CDS encoding two-component sensor histidine kinase → MNQINKIWQKIDPFSLRVRLTIGIAAFSTLGLGSLAIWTTWKMQQILINSHKYNIERIADRLPRDVQIYSAMMSPEQGLQKSVDSLINTNTFIWIKNPENKIIAKSNNWDELSDTAASELMSLTEMSVKPQVTKVKQRYFVLCGGSLPIKGNVLGNLFVVQDVTREQTMYLAMVQSLGIASSLVIIIISVAIAFYIQRSLKPLRQLSHMTEVISAADLPEAQLSIDKAPSEVKELAQTFNMLLSRLSQSWEQERQFVSNVSHELRTPLTIVHGYLQSVLRRQNNLTPTQLEALETAALEAEHTIRLLQDLLDLARADSGYLHFNIDPCVLNDLVIEVVGMAHKYSDRQIIIESTNQTIEVKADYNRLKQVLLNLIDNAVKYSEADTPVIVKLHQQGEEATIQVFDKGYGIPLQHQSRIFERFYRVDENRNRSTGGSGLGLSIVKTLVESMGGSVSVRSRLGEGSVFTISLPIS, encoded by the coding sequence GTGAATCAAATCAACAAAATTTGGCAAAAAATTGATCCATTTTCATTACGGGTACGTCTAACAATTGGCATTGCTGCATTCTCAACATTGGGATTAGGTAGCCTCGCTATTTGGACTACTTGGAAAATGCAGCAAATTTTAATTAATAGTCATAAATATAATATTGAACGAATTGCCGATCGCCTACCCCGTGATGTCCAAATTTATAGTGCAATGATGTCGCCGGAACAGGGGTTACAAAAGTCTGTTGATAGTTTGATTAATACCAATACCTTTATCTGGATAAAAAATCCTGAGAATAAAATTATTGCCAAATCTAATAATTGGGATGAGTTATCGGATACAGCTGCATCGGAATTAATGTCTCTCACAGAGATGTCGGTTAAACCCCAAGTAACTAAAGTTAAGCAGCGCTACTTTGTTTTGTGCGGTGGTTCATTACCAATCAAAGGTAACGTATTAGGAAATTTATTCGTGGTACAGGATGTGACCCGCGAACAAACAATGTATTTGGCAATGGTGCAAAGTTTAGGTATTGCTAGTAGTTTGGTAATTATTATAATTTCTGTAGCGATCGCATTTTATATCCAGCGTTCTCTTAAACCTCTGCGTCAACTTAGCCACATGACAGAAGTGATTTCCGCAGCGGATTTACCAGAAGCTCAATTATCTATTGATAAAGCACCTAGTGAAGTTAAAGAATTAGCTCAAACTTTTAATATGCTGTTATCGCGCCTCTCTCAATCTTGGGAGCAAGAGCGACAATTTGTGAGCAATGTTTCTCACGAGTTACGCACGCCTTTAACAATTGTGCATGGTTATTTACAAAGTGTATTGCGTCGGCAAAATAATTTAACACCAACTCAATTAGAAGCTTTAGAAACTGCTGCTTTAGAAGCAGAACATACCATCCGTCTTTTACAAGATTTACTCGATCTAGCACGGGCAGATAGTGGTTATTTACATTTTAATATAGACCCTTGCGTACTAAATGACTTGGTTATAGAAGTTGTTGGTATGGCACATAAGTATAGCGATCGCCAAATTATAATTGAGTCTACAAATCAAACAATTGAAGTAAAAGCTGACTATAATCGCCTCAAACAAGTATTATTAAATTTAATTGATAATGCTGTTAAATATTCTGAAGCCGATACTCCAGTAATTGTGAAATTGCATCAGCAAGGTGAAGAGGCGACTATTCAAGTTTTTGATAAAGGTTATGGTATACCGCTGCAACACCAATCTCGGATTTTTGAACGCTTTTATCGCGTAGATGAAAATCGAAATCGTTCTACTGGAGGTTCTGGTTTGGGGTTGTCGATTGTGAAGACGTTGGTAGAAAGTATGGGTGGTAGTGTCAGCGTGCGATCGCGCTTAGGTGAAGGCAGTGTATTTACAATTAGTTTACCTATTTCATAG
- a CDS encoding endoribonuclease L-PSP/chorismate mutase, whose amino-acid sequence MQIQRIFSGAAWESKVGYCRGLRVGNQIYISGTAPIDATGGVFAPGDAYAQAKRCFEIIQQALQELNADLSNVVRTRMFVTDISQWAEFGKAHQEFLGENPPVATMVEVKSLIDPAMLIEIEVDALVNTEDN is encoded by the coding sequence ATGCAAATCCAACGAATATTTTCTGGTGCTGCTTGGGAATCTAAAGTAGGTTACTGTCGTGGCTTAAGAGTTGGAAACCAGATTTATATTTCTGGGACTGCACCAATTGATGCAACAGGTGGCGTCTTTGCTCCGGGTGATGCTTATGCACAAGCAAAACGCTGTTTTGAAATTATCCAACAAGCTTTGCAAGAATTAAATGCAGACTTAAGCAATGTGGTAAGAACTCGAATGTTTGTGACAGATATTAGCCAATGGGCGGAATTTGGCAAAGCACATCAAGAATTTTTGGGAGAAAATCCACCAGTTGCAACTATGGTAGAAGTTAAATCTTTAATAGACCCAGCAATGTTGATTGAAATTGAAGTTGATGCGTTGGTTAATACTGAGGATAATTGA
- a CDS encoding ATP-NAD/AcoX kinase — protein sequence MQLKQVIIAYKARDAQSKRWAEICAKQLENRQCQVLMGPSGPKDNPYPVFLASVGQPIDLALVLGGDGTVLTGARHLAPVGIPILGVNVGGHLGFLTESVEEFQDTEKVWDRLFEDRYAVQRRMMLQAAVFEGYGSNLEPVSDRYLALNEFCVKPASADRMITSILEMEIDGEVVDQYVGDGLIVSTPTGSTGYTVSANGPIMHDGMEAVTITPICPMSLSSRPLVLPPGSVVSVWPLGDYDLSTKLWTDGVLATSIWPGHRVDVRMADCRAKFIILRENNSYYQTLREKLLWAGTRVRYSNNHRN from the coding sequence GTGCAACTCAAGCAGGTAATCATTGCTTATAAAGCGCGAGATGCCCAGAGTAAACGCTGGGCAGAAATCTGTGCTAAACAACTCGAAAACCGCCAGTGTCAGGTTTTAATGGGGCCTAGCGGGCCCAAAGATAACCCTTATCCGGTATTTTTGGCTTCAGTCGGGCAACCCATCGACCTGGCATTGGTACTTGGTGGTGACGGCACTGTGTTGACTGGTGCGAGACATTTAGCCCCAGTTGGCATCCCCATTCTGGGAGTGAATGTAGGAGGCCATCTGGGGTTCTTAACTGAGTCAGTTGAAGAATTTCAGGATACAGAAAAAGTTTGGGACAGGCTGTTTGAAGACCGCTATGCTGTTCAGCGGCGGATGATGTTGCAAGCAGCAGTGTTTGAAGGCTATGGCTCGAATTTAGAACCAGTAAGCGATCGCTATCTGGCTTTGAATGAATTCTGTGTTAAACCCGCTTCTGCCGATCGCATGATTACCTCAATTTTAGAAATGGAAATTGACGGTGAGGTTGTCGATCAATATGTTGGGGATGGGTTAATTGTTTCCACTCCCACTGGTTCTACTGGTTACACCGTTTCTGCCAACGGCCCAATTATGCACGATGGTATGGAAGCGGTGACTATCACTCCTATCTGTCCCATGAGTCTTTCTAGTCGTCCTCTCGTCTTACCCCCTGGTTCCGTGGTCAGCGTTTGGCCTTTGGGGGATTACGATTTGAGTACCAAGTTGTGGACAGATGGAGTTTTAGCTACTTCAATTTGGCCAGGACACCGCGTTGATGTGCGGATGGCCGATTGTCGAGCAAAGTTTATTATTTTGCGAGAGAACAATTCATATTATCAGACCCTACGAGAGAAATTGCTTTGGGCTGGTACTAGGGTTCGCTACAGTAATAATCACCGCAATTGA
- a CDS encoding NADH-ubiquinone oxidoreductase subunit 4L: MQLQYFLLLAAALFCIGIYGLITSRNAVRVLMSIELLLNAVNLNLMAFSNFLDSTLIKGQVFTVFVITVAAAEAAVGLAIVLAIYRNRDTVDMEQFNLLKW, from the coding sequence ATGCAACTCCAGTACTTTCTATTACTTGCAGCTGCTTTATTCTGTATCGGCATCTACGGTTTGATTACCAGCCGCAACGCTGTGCGGGTGCTGATGTCAATTGAGTTGCTGCTCAATGCTGTTAATTTGAATTTAATGGCATTTTCCAATTTTCTCGACTCAACATTAATTAAGGGTCAGGTTTTCACCGTATTTGTGATTACTGTGGCCGCAGCCGAAGCGGCGGTAGGTTTGGCGATCGTACTTGCTATTTATCGCAACCGTGATACCGTCGATATGGAGCAGTTTAATCTCCTCAAGTGGTAA
- a CDS encoding NADH-ubiquinone/plastoquinone oxidoreductase subunit 6, protein MNLAEGVQVVSFGILAVMMIGAALGVVLSSSIVYSAFLLGGVFISIAGMYLLLNGDFVAAAQVLIYVGAVNVLILFAIMLVNKRQNFAPFPSAWLRKILTAVVSLGLFGLLSTMILATPWAYATAPVAFESSIVLIGQHFFSDFLLPFELASVLLLMAMVGAIILARREYLPDQVTPSELPQTVLTLPERPREMAAIGNINNESGDSPVYRGSSRRE, encoded by the coding sequence GTGAATTTAGCAGAAGGAGTACAGGTTGTTTCCTTTGGCATACTGGCTGTAATGATGATTGGAGCAGCACTAGGTGTAGTGTTGTCCTCTAGTATCGTCTATTCTGCCTTTTTGCTTGGTGGCGTATTCATCAGCATTGCTGGGATGTACCTGTTACTAAATGGTGACTTTGTAGCCGCAGCACAAGTATTGATTTATGTTGGCGCAGTTAACGTGCTGATCTTGTTTGCGATTATGTTGGTTAACAAGCGGCAGAATTTTGCACCGTTTCCTAGCGCTTGGCTGCGAAAAATCTTGACAGCTGTGGTTAGTCTGGGATTATTTGGACTTTTGAGTACGATGATTTTGGCTACCCCTTGGGCTTATGCAACTGCTCCTGTAGCTTTTGAAAGTTCCATCGTGTTGATTGGCCAGCATTTCTTTAGTGACTTTCTACTACCTTTTGAATTAGCTTCTGTGTTGTTGCTGATGGCAATGGTAGGAGCAATTATTTTGGCACGTCGCGAATACTTACCAGACCAAGTAACACCTTCGGAATTGCCACAAACCGTTTTAACCTTGCCCGAACGCCCCAGAGAAATGGCAGCAATAGGTAACATTAACAATGAATCTGGTGATTCTCCGGTTTATCGTGGTAGTTCTCGTCGCGAGTGA
- a CDS encoding NADH dehydrogenase subunit I, with product MLKFLKQVGDYAKEAVQAGRYIGQGLSVTFDHMRRRPITVQYPYEKLIPGERFRGRIHFEFDKCIACEVCVRVCPINLPVVDWEFDKASKKKKLNHYSIDFGVCIFCGNCVEYCPTNCLSMTEDYELSTYDRHELNYDNVALGRLPYKVTNDPMVTPLRELVYLPKGVLEPHDLPADAPRAGALPQDLVEQAEK from the coding sequence ATGCTAAAGTTCCTCAAACAAGTTGGCGATTATGCCAAAGAAGCAGTGCAAGCCGGACGTTACATCGGTCAAGGATTATCTGTCACCTTCGACCATATGCGGCGGCGGCCAATTACTGTACAGTATCCTTACGAAAAACTAATTCCTGGCGAACGTTTTCGCGGCAGAATTCACTTTGAGTTTGATAAGTGTATCGCCTGTGAAGTATGTGTGCGCGTTTGTCCGATCAACCTACCTGTAGTCGATTGGGAATTTGACAAAGCCAGCAAGAAGAAAAAGCTCAATCACTACAGCATTGACTTTGGAGTTTGTATCTTCTGCGGTAACTGTGTGGAATACTGCCCAACCAACTGTCTATCCATGACAGAGGATTATGAGCTTTCCACTTACGATCGCCATGAGTTGAACTATGACAATGTAGCATTGGGGCGTTTGCCTTATAAGGTAACAAATGACCCAATGGTGACACCACTACGCGAATTAGTTTACTTACCCAAAGGTGTCCTAGAACCCCACGACCTACCCGCCGATGCACCCCGTGCTGGTGCGCTTCCCCAAGACCTGGTAGAACAAGCAGAAAAATAA